A single window of Leishmania panamensis strain MHOM/PA/94/PSC-1 chromosome 35 sequence DNA harbors:
- a CDS encoding C2 domain protein, putative (TriTrypDB/GeneDB-style sysID: LpmP.35.4440), whose amino-acid sequence MPSPHRSTSSPSRRTRTATTDQSSGFPIHPTRHSRHSRASTRRSYQESSTSYYDVDEARKEVADCATPANQVSPDTPHLSPYRQYETNSTGRGEQDRSDDAPQDYPRLAYHRNGSVSQMNQSILKLAGGRRRRTRRFGTVPIHPSSRYVSVTNRDVSTPHSRKPSKSSAGRHATDVHPSRASRMVEFSVDIETLEDYKTPIRRRQGGVGYVYDHGVGHTAAPLAGRVGRHDREDLPTVVYAHSNGNVDESKANSTAAAAPAEPYHFRVRLCECQGVFADLEALSRTPPAVYFAVHTVKERGHSGVVEKGSYNPVFCDEFMFSSADPEQDALVCTLVSVSSVNDSRGGSMQREKKVAECVLALHNLAWQVERKVWVPLVRHPGTSQAYEQGEVLVSIYSADFGYDDVATEAEEAACSTAIHDILTHYAPQELHRLDWMTGAYVNKGPEALSQLRASYRARTIEPVPVRVTVQRIDGLTDEAGCPTRASDIYVVVGDGCVEQLSKTVLYRRGAIINQEFDLVLLNPAADTVSVTVFGNSRKLGEAVAGLTNIQAGKAKEVKLMLVRSAETGDASNGGQATITLQTEKYSSPRQMTAMQETRLRNRVLAYLWRYLRDDLHRLDAIVGRIDNEEVYMQEWARAVGPEQKPTRLTVRVREARNMFSDGGLLPRCYARISAGPATVRTGLATVRKGLVTFSDTFSVQVYDPAHDAVEVMIVADGDDGECEVSRVCFGVANLPRQRCVVRTLHLVAAATKRVAHVQGELTVELVAEDFGLTGALAVASEASIGSSSSLHMQRLEVIIQQGTPEKLHRVPYMLDTAPPGECERFIEDQEKQYGAHVAVAPMTVKILGVKAFKPVGNFYVKVYLNKEPILRTEDVKGSTEVVMNIEDNNETTVRLKEASQTVLFFKIGQHRALRKTAVLGETEVALANLVRGEKNVLWLPFFHPSTESASGYGGGTHLGSISCVSVRQNNAVKLKGNRMPDSNGIGTTQQQQSSGAALAHHGAATPSPEGLLGMELQSLAFPATTVTEYKLDDESGRRGVSVQEAVTYDMTSLIAKMRPSELTKVQPRIAQCASLKSAHDELRAELSRTPIAATIYVNIESVELATEAGKAQEAQGRIAVEAVYGSERQRSCKRTEFANDALHQRQCYTQIRLDIPEKLNSTTNGHNGATSRAAGDAKGVPPLELRLVGVHSSDWAVGAVLGKTGSVGSGGAFDEGGRGMNHYDATDSASDTTADSCYVGGENNIHSYIKRPKYRSGTWAIKRQKEGRVGCLPNTPILPRQHSSRTGVPTVSSYSNHCQSYAEVQHSNYCDVDEEFYLSDAKTIRSYVDSPWQSRQQSAHCVEWTLPRHHSGQANLKSITNYPSSMSLSATTASVPYNSCAPCRGEIGAVCLSLRALLTKPLYKIGETLRVPIVLPSMATKLSHRGPCSPEVNRRCVVGHVTLRLTLPAFESIPESLRLGSHHVMSKVMPSYVHYYERRIGAYMRSHNAAGLVSLHYNLYERDVASGCWPVSLHGWMQALIKRFGPETDSFGPEPPLPFDPEEWKRARQCSEVLRREREEALTLSEKGSEGATLHTDKHSGAHCSHSVGSSAYLGGNSPNRVTAAGTTKRSSSANGRPDAATAPAGAEHSF is encoded by the coding sequence ATGCCAAGTCCTCATCGCAGCACGTCCTCACCGTCGCGGCGAACTCGGACAGCGACAACAGACCAGTCTTCAGGATTTCCCATCCACCCGACGCGTCACTCCCGCCATTCCCGCGCCTCCACGCGTCGCTCCTACCAGGAAAGCAGCACGTCGTACTACGATGTGGATGAGGCCAGGAAGGAGGTGGCAGACTGTGCCACTCCAGCAAATCAGGTGTCCCCGGATACACCGCACTTGTCTCCGTACCGGCAATACGAGACAAACAGCACTGGCAGGGGCGAACAAGATCGCAGTGATGATGCTCCGCAGGACTACCCTCGGTTGGCCTATCACCGCAATGGTAGTGTGTCGCAGATGAATCAGAGCATCCTGAAACTGGCAGGTGGCAGGCGGCGGAGAACGCGGCGGTTTGGCACAGTCCCCATTCACCCTTCTAGTCGTTACGTCAGTGTGACCAACCGCGACGTCTCCACTCCCCACAGTAGAAAGCCGTCCAAATCTTCAGCGGGTAGACACGCCACCGACGTACATCCATCACGTGCCTCCCGCATGGTGGAGTTCTCAGTCGACATTGAAACGCTGGAGGACTACAAAACACCGATACGCCGTCGCCAAGGTGGTGTGGGGTACGTGTATGATCACGGTGTGGGCCACACGGCGGCTCCCCTAGCGGGGCGCGTGGGTCGCCACGACCGTGAAGACCTCCCTACAGTCGTGTACGCCCATAGCAACGGTAATGTGGATGAATCGAAGGCGAACTCtactgccgcagccgctccagctGAGCCGTACCACTTTcgggtgcgtctgtgtgagTGTCAAGGTGTGTTTGCCGATCTCGAAGCATTATCCCGCACGCCGCCTGCAGTATACTTTGCTGTGCACACCGTCAAGGAACGCGGCCACTCTGGCGTTGTTGAGAAGGGCAGTTACAACCCCGTCTTCTGCGACGAGTTCATGTTCTCCTCGGCCGATCCGGAGCAGGATGCACTGGTGTGCACGCTGGTGTCGGTCAGCTCAGTGAACGACTCGCGGGGGGGCAGCatgcagcgagagaagaaggtggcGGAGTGCGTACTGGCGTTACACAACTTGGCGTGGCAGGTGGAGCGGAAGGTGTGGGTGCCGCTGGTTCGTCATCCAGGCACCTCACAGGCGTACGAACAGGGTGAGGTGCTTGTAAGTATCTACTCTGCTGACTTCGGCTACGACGATGTGGCGactgaggcggaggaggcagcgtGCTCGACTGCCATTCACGACATATTGACCCACTACGCACCACAGGAGCTGCACCGACTGGATTGGATGACGGGTGCGTATGTGAACAAAGGTCCTGAGGCCCTGTCTCAGCTGCGCGCGTCCTACCGGGCCCGCACAATCGAGCCCGTGCCGGTGCGCGTGACAGTGCAGCGCATCGACGGCTTGACAGACGAGGCCGGATGCCCAACACGGGCTTCCGATATCTACGTGGTGGTCGGAGACGGTTGTGTGGAGCAGCTGTCCAAGACGGTGCTgtaccgccgcggcgccatcaTTAATCAAGAATTCGATCTTGTGCTCTTGAATCCGGCGGCAGACACGGTGAGCGTCACAGTGTTCGGCAACAGCCGCAAGCTTGGCGAGGCCGTCGCTGGACTGACGAACATCCAGGCTGGgaaggcgaaggaggtgaagctgATGCTCGTGCGCTCTGCTGAAACTGGCGACGCCTCGAACGGGGGACAGGCGACGATTACTCTTCAGACGGAGAAGTACAGCAGCCCGCGCCAAATGACGGCGATGCAGGAGACTCGGCTACGCAACCGCGTGCTGGCGTACTTATGGCGCTACCTTCGTGACGACCTGCACCGTCTGGACGCCATTGTGGGCCGCATTGACAACGAAGAGGTGTATATGCAGGAGTGGGCGCGCGCTGTCGGACCCGAGCAGAAGCCTACACGGCTCACCGTCAGAGTACGAGAGGCACGTAACATGTTCAGCGACGGCGggctgctgccacggtgCTATGCCCGCATTTCTGCCGGGCCGGCGACCGTGCGTACAGGACTGGCCACTGTCCGCAAGGGCCTCGTGACGTTTAGCGACACCTTTAGTGTGCAGGTATACGACCCGGCGCACGACGCCGTCGAGGTTATGATCGTCGcggacggcgacgatggGGAGTGCGAGGTGAGCCGGGTGTGCTTTGGCGTCGCCAACCTTCCGCGCCAGCGCTGTGTCGTGCGCACGCTTCAtctcgtcgccgctgcgacgAAGCGCGTTGCCCACGTACAGGGCGAGCTAACGGTGGAACTGGTGGCAGAGGACTTTGGACTAACTGGCGCCTTGGCAGTCGCTTCGGAGGCAAGCATTGGCTCTTCCTCGAGTCTGCACATGCAGCGACTGGAGGTCATCATACAGCAGGGTACACCAGAGAAGCTTCATCGCGTGCCTTATATGCTCGATACGGCACCGCCCGGCGAGTGCGAGCGCTTCATCGAGGATCAGGAGAAGCAGTACGGAGCCCAcgtggcagtggcgccgaTGACTGTCAAGATCCTTGGCGTCAAGGCCTTTAAGCCTGTGGGGAATTTTTACGTGAAAGTGTACCTCAACAAGGAGCCAATTCTGCGCACGGAAGATGTGAAAGGATCGACCGAGGTTGTCATGAACATCGAGGACAACAACGAGACGACGGTCCGGCTGAAGGAGGCATCGCAGACTGTCCTGTTCTTCAAGATCGGTCAGCACCGCGCGCTTCGAAAGACGGCAGTGCTTGGCGAGACTGAGGTGGCCTTGGCGAACCTTGTacgaggagagaaaaatgtACTGTGGTTGCCTTTTTTCCACCCGTCGACAGAGTCAGCGTCTGGCTACGGTGGCGGCACCCATCTTGGCTCGATATCGTGCGTGTCTGTCCGGCAGAATAACGCTGTAAAGTTGAAGGGAAACCGAATGCCGGACTCGAATGGTATTGGGAccactcagcagcagcagtcttCAGGCGCGGCACTGGCACACCatggcgccgccaccccctcacctGAGGGTCTCCTTGGCATGGAGTTGCAGTCTTTAGCCTTTCCAGCGACCACCGTTACCGAGTACAAGCTGGACGACGAGTCTGGGCGGAGGGGCGTGTCGGTACAGGAGGCAGTGACGTATGACATGACGTCGCTAATTGCCAAGATGAGGCCGAGCGAGTTGACAAAGGTTCAGCCCAGGATTGCACAGTGTGCGTCGCTGAAAAGCGCTCACGATGAGCTCCGCGCGGAGCTGTCGAGGACGCCAATCGCGGCCACCATCTACGTGAATATCGAATCCGTTGAGCTCGCCACAGAGGCAGGcaaggcgcaggaggcacaGGGCAGGATCGCCGTGGAGGCTGTCTACGGTAGCGAGCGTCAAAGATCGTGCAAGCGAACAGAGTTTGCGAACGACGCTCTGCACCAGCGACAGTGCTACACCCAGATCCGTCTCGATATCCCCGAGAAGCTTAACAGCACCACTAACGGCCACAACGGCGCCACATCGAGGGCTGCGGGGGATGCCAAAGGTGTACCACCCCTCGAGTTACGTCTGGTTGGTGTGCACAGCAGCGATTGGGCAGTAGGCGCAGTGTTGGGCAAGACTGGGAGCGTTGGTAGTGGTGGCGCATTCGATGAAGGTGGTAGGGGTATGAATCACTACGACGCAACCGATTCTGCCTCCGACACCACGGCGGACTCCTGCTACGTGGGCGGGGAGAACAATATCCACAGTTATATAAAGCGCCCCAAGTACCGTAGCGGGACCTGGGCCATCAAGCGGCAAAAAGAGGGGCGCGTGGGATGTCTGCCGAATACGCCCATcctgccgcggcagcactcAAGCCGCACTGGCGTACCAACTGTATCATCGTACTCTAACCACTGCCAGAGTTACGCTGAGGTTCAGCACAGCAACTATTGCGATGTGGACGAGGAGTTTTACCTCAGTGACGCAAAGACCATTCGCAGCTATGTGGACTCCCCATGGCAATCTCGACAGCAGAGTGCACACTGCGTGGAGTGGACGCTgccccgccaccacagcggaCAAGCGAATTTGAAAAGCATCACCAACTACCCCAGTAGCATGTCCCTGTCTGCGACCACGGCGTCGGTGCCGTACAACTCGTGCGCCCCGTGTAGAGGCGAGATCGGTgctgtctgtctctccctgcgcgcgctgctgacaAAGCCACTGTACAAGATCGGTGAGACGCTACGTGTGCCGATCGTGCTACCATCTATGGCAACCAAGCTGTCCCACCGTGGTCCTTGCTCCCCTGAGGTTAACCGGCGCTGCGTTGTCGGCCACGTTACGCTGCGGCTAACGCTACCGGCTTTTGAGAGCATTCCAGAATCACTTCGGCTGGGGAGTCACCATGTCATGTCGAAGGTGATGCCGAGCTATGTGCACTACTATGAGCGCCGCATTGGTGCATACATGCGGTCGCACAATGCGGCGGGCCTGGTGTCGTTGCACTACAATTTGTACGAGCGGGACGTGGCGTCCGGGTGCTGGCCGGTGTCCCTGCACGGCTGGATGCAGGCGCTCATTAAGCGCTTTGGTCCCGAGACGGATAGCTTTGGACCGGAGCCCCCACTCCCCTTTGACCCCGAAGAGTGGAAGCGTGCGCGGCAGTGTAGCGAGGTACTGCGACGTgagcgggaggaggcgctcACACTGTCGGAGAAGGGCAGCGAAGGTGCAACTCTTCATACCGACAAACACAGTGGCGCTCACTGTAGCCACAGCGTGGGTTCTTCTGCCTATTTGGGCGGCAACTCACCGAACCGCGTGACAGCAGCGGGTAcgacgaagaggagcagcagcgcgaacGGGAGACCCGATGCGGCGACTGCGCCAGCGGGAGCAGAGCACAGTTTTTAG
- a CDS encoding hypothetical protein (TriTrypDB/GeneDB-style sysID: LpmP.35.4450), translated as MRSYDSASPEDNNGAAVPPMNVHPRLMTHRRDSDSRSSSARQTPRSPWTVPTNAELAEAGVTAQDGVVRQLSARNETWGSLAGPREMPSPSNSVHYAPEAITTGGVFGETLQFSEPQQRRSITDTAHEQQPQSQKRQPMYDRQSRGVAHCPVDASSSRKPIRPGRNSRSSSARSQLKKNDSYAHVTSVVHGYRENRITALEAQYKVRRSHSNASGTQGYEPKQGYSLSPRSAEAWSSPSALGHASMRHRNESWRVSSTSYRSRQGSPLPQAVVEEYRRNGAPRAALDAPHIRYAEALYSMNNYRSSSAQRHAYMSSMPSNVTANNLPDVATRIPDRFKYVPPTEDERRHRREATLRALEEWRERQRVLLNSGENGNGPAVIQHNKARAKSCSHTRTQRLQPTYSTYSASYASLESRPQQFNDEKGSMDPLQKHSDIIDDSRSGRSRGSSGHSAQGREKKPKAIRGAAKQHDDHPSNKDADKWEKPQFSTRKRSGTSGSRRQNSTGLRTSSRNSRGVQLTSARGKAGVNSSSFRLKLLFDVSAPSVRIT; from the coding sequence ATGCGGAGCTACGATTCTGCGAGTCCGGAGGACAAcaacggcgctgcggtgccacCGATGAATGTTCACCCGAGGCTAATGACTCACCGGCGCGACAGTGACTCCCGCTCCAGTTCGGCGCGTCAGACGCCTCGTAGCCCTTGGACAGTCCCCACTAACGCAGAGCTTGCCGAAGCGGGAGTAACCGCGCAGGACGGCGTGGTACGGCAACTTTCTGCGCGTAATGAGACGTGGGGGTCGCTGGCTGGTCCGCGCGAGATGCCGTCGCCGAGCAACTCAGTTCACTATGCCCCAGAGGCGATCACAACGGGCGGGGTGTTTGGCGAGACACTGCAGTTCAGCGAaccgcaacagcgccgctcTATTACTGACACCGCGCACGAGCAGCAACCGCAGTCTCAGAAGCGTCAGCCGATGTATGACAGACAGTCCAGGGGCGTTGCTCATTGCCCTGTCGATgccagcagctcgcgcaAGCCAATCCGGCCTGGGCGCAATAGTCGCAGCTCCAGCGCTCGTTCCCAATTGAAGAAGAATGACTCGTACGCGCACGTTACCTCCGTCGTGCACGGGTACCGTGAGAACCGCATCACTGCCCTGGAGGCTCAGTACAAAGTGAGACGCAGTCATTCAAACGCATCAGGCACGCAAGGTTATGAGCCAAAACAGGGCTACAGCTTGTCACCACGCTCGGCGGAGGCCTGGTCCAGCCCCTCAGCTCTGGGTCATGCCTCCATGCGTCACCGAAATGAGTCGTGGCGAGTGTCTTCCACGTCGTATCGCAGTCGTCAGggctctccgctgccgcaggcggtggtggaggagtaCCGCCGTAATGGTGCGCCGCGCGCCGCCCTCGACGCCCCGCACATTCGCTACGCCGAAGCACTGTACAGTATGAACAACtaccgctcctcctctgcccagCGCCACGCGTACATGTCGTCTATGCCGAGCAATGTGACGGCCAACAACCTCCCAGATGTGGCAACGCGGATTCCAGACCGTTTCAAGTATGTTCCGCCCACGGAGGATGAAaggcgccaccgtcgcgaGGCGACTCTGCGCGCCCTTGAGGAATGGCGTGAGCGGCAGAGGGTCTTGCTGAATAGCGGCGAAAACGGCAACGGCCCCGCTGTCATACAGCACAATAAAGCTCGAGCCAAGAGTTGTTCTCACACGCGTActcagcggctgcagcctACTTACTCCACATATTCCGCATCCTATGCGTCATTGGAGTCGCGGCCGCAGCAGTTCAACGACGAGAAGGGGTCGATGGATCCGCTGCAGAAGCATTCTGACATCATTGATGACTCGCGCTCCGGTCGATCAAGGGGATCTTCCGGACACTCTGCGCAGGGTCGTGAAAAGAAACCGAAGGCGATTAGGGGGGCGGCCAAGCAGCACGATGACCACCCCTCAAACAAGGATGCAGACAAGTGGGAGAAGCCACAGTTCTCTACGAGAAAGAGGTCTGGCACTTCAGGTAGTCGCCGCCAAAACAGTACTGGCTTGCGAACCTCATCGCGCAACAGTCGCGGGGTCCAGCTGACATCAGCGCGTGGAAAAGCCGGCGTGAACTCGAGCTCCTTTCGCCTAAAGTTGCTGTTTGACGTGTCTGCCCCTTCTGTGCGCATTACATAA
- a CDS encoding hypothetical protein (TriTrypDB/GeneDB-style sysID: LpmP.35.4460) — MRSLRVAAYSHMADARGSALFSQPSTPEPQRFQSRSLGWCPATPTSATHHEEAALHAAEEWNYGYADEEGAPPVQRTNPGYVTLLPPQDDSASVCTPRTVCQSRSRECPGQEHSHPLFISQHTEQASAVSQQLSPCSFMPSIGDAPVVRRVRSLSCLSANRSVAPARYSVGYGTDGRGTGESVGRSTAVLSGVWPAGVNICGTPSTVAVTRRAVPLHSTLATAAFSMANQHGHPLQEGNDGVSCVPASGSNDIVLLQTYATQSFAAASVPRLTRLSLSSSGQSPAVQTNWSIGRPTTLRCRDTDSVVHCDWGAVQSEEEEEKGPWVGGGTQVCRDSAEVRALLQCSHDAEEQEEKTLIGVPTSYPRGHLTIVRGLFASSPPAPLPISFSASQLELSDCCQDNAVLLSGVPVASTEEETHSDVPEATQSKAIPTLGGIAAKGSNGSFADLEAAPRKSYVRSDCGTPPANALEPPQKLGNPHRRGCVVNGVHAGARFTSRVVVSEANAHHFGEPLSSNVGSDCSSCVGFAAAWRDHTCNTTPQGRGVRVEAPNQLKGSEGSTSTTKAEAVASRLAHISIHASPTPKRLAFEEEELLERGSDGDSPTLIPATRFGAYGAARQRVGSNAAAAPACDGFSVASLLGRGTGVLSGSGPRWSSTFDGSAYCESFSSHIPSGLQLLRSRKRCLAEMQATDTPERSAKALTARGRNTTEDTICRVPGGLGSVDLTTSFESLGGEEEEGTVAVAVAKEAMKRQRLEEHRRSVLQHLFPSTSSRMEDLAPSPVRAFGMVVDPCLSVPSLHVRSALRASQSAKDQQSQQQRIYSGDAASWSQVSSIACVSPASQSTSMGLWGMPGALSQGHHSGATMCFAGSCSQLLTPHPPNVTPQPSRKH; from the coding sequence ATGCGATCACTCCGTGTGGCAGCGTACTCGCACATGGCCGACGCACGTGGATcagctctcttctctcaaCCAAGCACCCCGGAGCCTCAGCGCTTCCAATCCCGAAGCCTGGGGTGGTGCCCAGCAACACCCACGTCGGCGACCCACCATGAAGAAGCTGCTCTCCACGCAGCAGAGGAGTGGAACTATGGGTATGCTGACGAGGAGGGAGCACCGCCTGTGCAGCGCACCAACCCAGGGTACGTCACGTTGTTGCCCCCGCAGGATGACAGCGCTAGTGTTTGCACACCACGCACGGTGTGTCAGTCTCGGTCAAGAGAATGCCCAGGACAAGAGCACTCGCATCCCTTGTTCATCTCACAGCACACTGAACAGGCGTCCGCTGTTTCCCAGCAGTTGTCGCCTTGTTCATTCATGCCCTCTATTGGCGATGCCCCCGTCGTGCGTCGCGTTCGGTCTCTCTCGTGCTTAAGCGCCAATCGATCCGTAGCACCGGCTCGCTATTCCGTCGGTTACGGCACCGATGGTAGAGGAACAGGGGAAAGCGTAGGTCGAAGCACCGCCGTACTGAGCGGTGTGTGGCCCGCTGGCGTTAATATATGTGGCACGCCGTCAACCGTAGCAGTAACACGCCGGGCGGTGCCGTTACACTCGACTTTGGCTACGGCAGCTTTCTCGATGGCGAATCAACATGGCCATCCGCTTCAGGAGGGCAACGACGGTGTCAGTTGTGTGCCCGCTAGTGGAAGCAACGACATCGTTCTCTTGCAGACATACGCCACGCAGTCgtttgccgccgcctccgtccCACGTCTCACGCGCCTTTCACTCTCCTCCAGCGGGCAGAGTCCTGCTGTGCAGACGAACTGGTCTATTGGCCGTCCGACTACACTGCGCTGCCGCGACACGGACTCCGTCGTGCACTGCGATTGGGGAGCCGTTcagagcgaagaagaggaagaaaaggggccgtgggtcggcggcggcacacagGTGTGCCGCGACTCCGCTGAGGTGCGCGCGCTGTTGCAGTGTTCTCATGACGCAGAGGAACAAGAGGAGAAGACGCTGATCGGCGTGCCGACCTCGTATCCTCGTGGCCACCTGACAATCGTCAGGGGTCTGTTTGCATCTtcgcctccagcaccgctgccgataTCTTTTTCGGCCTCTCAGCTCGAGCTTTCCGACTGCTGCCAGGACAACGCCGTGCTGTTGAGCGGAGTACCTGTGGCGAGTACCGAAGAGGAAACTCACAGTGACGTCCCCGAGGCGACTCAATCGAAGGCGATACCGACACTAGGCGGCATTGCAGCCAAGGGATCGAACGGTTCCTTTGCGGACTTGGAGGCTGCACCGCGCAAGAGTTACGTTCGGTCCGACTGCGGCACCCCTCCAGCAAACGCTCTCGAGCCTCCCCAGAAGTTAGGGAATCCACACAGACGCGGTTGCGTCGTGAACGGAGTGCATGCAGGTGCTAGATTCACGTCCCGCGTAGTTGTGTCAGAAGCTAACGCTCACCACTTCGGGGAGCCACTCTCTTCCAACGTTGGCAGCGATTGCAGTTCCTGCGTAGGGTTcgctgcagcgtggcgcGATCATACGTGCAACACCACCCCACAGGGGCGCGGCGTGCGAGTGGAGGCGCCAAATCAGCTGAAGGGGTCTGAAGGCTCTACGTCCACGACAAAGGCCGAGGCAGTCGCCTCACGGCTGGCACACATCTCCATCCACGCCTCTCCCACCCCAAAGCGACTCGCGtttgaagaagaggagcttCTCGAGAGGGGCAGCGATGGTGACTCGCCGACGTTGATTCCTGCGACGCGCTTTGGCGCCTACGGCGCTGCTCGACAACGCGttggcagcaacgccgcagctgctcctgcctGTGACGGCTTTTCGGTAGCCAGTCTCTTGGGTAGAGGCACCGGGGTCCTGAGCGGCAGTGGCCCACGATGGAGCTCGACATTTGATGGTAGTGCCTATTGTGAGTCCTTTAGCAGTCACATTCCTAGcgggctgcagctcctccgctcCCGTAAGCGCTGCCTCGCAGAAATGCAAGCGACAGACACACCGGAAAGGAGTGCCAAAGCACTGACGGCAAGAGGTCGCAACACTACCGAGGACACGATTTGTCGTGTTCCGGGTGGGCTCGGGAGTGTGGACCTGACGACTTCGTTCGAAAGCctagggggggaggaggaggagggcaccgttgccgttgccgtcgccAAGGAGGCAatgaagaggcagaggctcGAAGAGCATCGTCGTAGcgtactgcagcacctgTTTCCTAGTACGTCAAGCAGGATGGAGGACCTCGCTCCGTCACCGGTGCGAGCTTTTGGCATGGTAGTGGATCCCTGTTTATCTGTGCCCTCTTTGCACGTTCGCAGCGCCTTGCGCGCGAGCCAGTCAGCGAAAGACCAGCAGTCTCAGCAACAACGCATCTACAGTGGCGACGCCGCTTCGTGGAGCCAGGTGAGCAGCATCGCCTGCGTGTCACCGGCGTCGCAGAGCACGTCGATGGGTCTTTGGGGGATGCCAGGCGCCCTTTCTCAAGGCCACCACAGCGGTGCAACGATGTGCTTTGCCGGCTCCTGCTCGCAGTTGCTGACACCGCACCCACCAAACGTGACGCCGCAGCCATCACGCAAGCACTAG
- the RPT6 gene encoding proteasome regulatory ATPase subunit (TriTrypDB/GeneDB-style sysID: LpmP.35.4470), which produces MLADVAAPSSSLTAPVSNTAVSDYFLQKIHELRATQKRTLDNFQRLEAQRNDLNRRVRHLKEEVQMLQESGSLVVDVVRVMGKNKVLVKADSGQGKMVVDVDKTVDFKELTPNARVALRSGTSAIHYILPTKVDPLVSLMKVEKAGKESTYDEIGGLSRQVKEIKEVIELPVKHPKLFEALGIEQPKGVLLYGPPGTGKTLLARAVAHHTECTFIRVSGAELVQKYIGEGARMVRELFVMAREHSPSIIFMDEIDSIGSSRLESGENGDSEVQRTMLELLNQLDGFEASKNIKVIMATNRMDILDEALLRPGRIDRKIEFPAPDEAARFEILKIHSRKMNLTRGIDLKDIAKKTSNCSGAELKAVCTEAGMFALRERRVHITHEDFVLAVAKVMHKDQDKNVSLKKMWK; this is translated from the coding sequence ATGCTCGCTGACGTTGCCGCGCCATCCTCGTCGTTAACAGCGCCGGTGAGCAACACCGCCGTCTCTGACTACTTTCTGCAAAAAATACACGAGCTGCGCGCAACGCAGAAGCGCACCCTCGATAACTTTCAGCGTCTCGAGGCCCAGCGCAATGACCTTAACCGCCGCGTTCGCCACCTtaaagaggaggtgcagatGCTCCAGGAGTCAGGTTCCCTCGTCGTGGATGTTGTCAGGGTAATGGGCAAGAACAAGGTGCTCGTAAAGGCGGACTCTGGTCAGGGAAAGATGGTGGTGGATGTGGACAAGACGGTGGACTTCAAGGAATTGACCCCTAATGCTCGCGTTGCCCTGCGCAGCGGGACCTCGGCAATCCACTACATTCTGCCCACCAAGGTGGACCCACTCGTATCGCTCatgaaggtggagaaggcaggCAAGGAGTCCACTTATGACGAGATCGGCGGGCTGTCCCGCCAGGTGAAGGAGATCAAGGAGGTGATTGAGCTCCCTGTGAAGCACCCAAAGCTGTTCGAGGCTCTCGGAATTGAACAACCGAAGGGTGTGTTATTGTATGGCCCGCCTGGAACCGGTAAGACACTGCTTGCGCGCGCCGTGGCACACCACACCGAGTGCACGTTTATCCGTGTTAGCGGTGCGGAGCTGGTGCAGAAGTACATTGGTGAAGGTGCACGCATGGTGCGCGAGTTGTTCGTTATGGCGCGCGAGCACAGCCCCTCAATCATTTTCATGGATGAAATCGACTCCATTGGCTCCTCGCGCTTGGAGTCAGGCGAGAACGGTGATAGCGAAGTGCAACGTACCATGCTTGAGCTGCTGAACCAGCTGGACGGCTTCGAGGCCTCCAAGAACATCAAGGTGATTATGGCAACTAACCGCATGGACATCCTtgacgaggcgctgctgcgtcctGGTCGCATTGACCGTAAGATTGAGTTCCCCGCCCCAGACGAAGCGGCCCGTTTTGAGATTCTCAAGATTCACTCGCGCAAGATGAATCTGACGCGCGGCATCGACCTCAAGGACATTGCCAAGAAGACGTCCAACTGCTCTGGCGCTGAGCTGAAGGCGGTGTGCACGGAAGCGGGCATGTTTGCCCTACGCGAGCGCCGCGTGCACATCACGCACGAGGACTTTGTGCTGGCCGTTGCGAAAGTGATGCACAAAGACCAGGACAAAAATGTGTCTTTGAAGAAGATGTGGAAGTAG